Genomic DNA from Terriglobales bacterium:
GCCGCGCAGCACGGCCAGCAGCAGCTCATGTGTGGCCAGTGCGCTGAACTCCGGTGAATAGGTCAGCGGCTGCGACGGCCCGGCCGGCTTCAGGAGGAAGGGAATCCGGGAGTCGGTTTCGGTATTGAAGTCAGCGTAGTAGCGCAGGGAGTGGTCGGCAGTAACAAGCACCGTGCTGGTCTCCCACGTGCCGGCGCGCTCCATGGCGGCGCGCAGTTCACCCAGCGCGCGGTCGGCGAGTGCGAGGTTGTCCGCGTACCAGTCCTTCCGAAACGAGAGCAACGTGAATTCACCCGCACTACGGTCGTAGATGGCCGGCTCATGGGGCACGGGCAGGTGGATGAGGACCAGTCCCAGCGACGGGTCAGCGGCGGACTCCAGGGCGCTGCGCATGAGGGCCTGGTATTGGGCGCGATGGTTTCTGCGCTTTTCAAGCGGCAGCAGGCTGCGCCACTGCTCGGCCACGATGGCGGCGAAGGCGGGGTTGGCGGCGCGGGGTGGAGCGTCCATAGGCTGCCAGGCGCAACGGGTCAGCGCCGGCTCCAACACCCGGCAGTACGGAAAGTACCAGCCCACTACTGCCGTGGTGAAGCCCGCCGCGATGGCCTTCGAGAACAGGTTGGACTGCCGGGTGAAGGGCTCGCGGGGCTCGGTGTCCGGCTGGAAGCTGACCAGCAGTTCGCCTGAGCCCTCCGGCCGCGCAGCGTAGACCGGGCGTCCGGCAATGATGGAGGTGAAGGCAGACACGGTTTGCAGGCCGGCCTGCCGGGCTCCCGGGGCGTAGAGAGCCTCCGCGCGCAGTCGGTCCAGGTTGGGCAGGCTGAGGCCGGCGGGACGCGCCAGGAAGGCCGGCCGGGCGTCCATTTCATCGAAGACGATCCAGACTACGCGGCGGCTGCTGGCTGCGGTGGCGCCCGGCGCGGGAACAGGGTGCGTTTCGGCTGCGTCAGACGAGTTGATGTGGCGCCAGGCCGCCTGCCCGAAGGTCACCGGCAGGAACGCCACCAGCGAGAGCGCGAAGACTTCGGCGGCGGCCAGCACGGGACGGCGCCATCGAACGACGGAATATACGGCCACCAGCGCCAGAATCGCGGACAGAAGTGGACCCTCCGGCGCTGCCCACGCGGCACGGAGCGGTTGCTGGTAGCGCAGAATCGCCAGTTCGGCGAAGACCAGCAGAGCGAGCAGAGGCAGCACGCTGCGCACGGTTCCGAGCAGGCGCGATGGAGACCGGCGGGCCGCGGACATGGCGATCCAGAAGAGCGCCGCCAGCAGCAGGACGTTGAGCGTGAGCGCGGCCAGGTCGCGGCCGGACCACGCCGGCATGAAGAAGGGATCGGCGAAGAGCATGCGGTGCCAGGTCTCGAAGAAGCAGAGGTTAGCCAGCGACAGGGAAAGCGCCAGGTCGCGCCCAGCGGACTTC
This window encodes:
- a CDS encoding alkaline phosphatase family protein — protein: MAKSAGRDLALSLSLANLCFFETWHRMLFADPFFMPAWSGRDLAALTLNVLLLAALFWIAMSAARRSPSRLLGTVRSVLPLLALLVFAELAILRYQQPLRAAWAAPEGPLLSAILALVAVYSVVRWRRPVLAAAEVFALSLVAFLPVTFGQAAWRHINSSDAAETHPVPAPGATAASSRRVVWIVFDEMDARPAFLARPAGLSLPNLDRLRAEALYAPGARQAGLQTVSAFTSIIAGRPVYAARPEGSGELLVSFQPDTEPREPFTRQSNLFSKAIAAGFTTAVVGWYFPYCRVLEPALTRCAWQPMDAPPRAANPAFAAIVAEQWRSLLPLEKRRNHRAQYQALMRSALESAADPSLGLVLIHLPVPHEPAIYDRSAGEFTLLSFRKDWYADNLALADRALGELRAAMERAGTWETSTVLVTADHSLRYYADFNTETDSRIPFLLKPAGPSQPLTYSPEFSALATHELLLAVLRGEITDTASAARWLDAHAAGNRSEGSGRAGL